A window of Metabacillus sp. B2-18 contains these coding sequences:
- a CDS encoding aldo/keto reductase, translating to MKTIGIPGLNKPITTLIQGSDYFKPEVYEKVCRVLDQYVAIGGNTIDTAHIYCGGESEVAIGMWMEERDNREDIVILTKGAHHDLNGPRVNPEAIAKDLFESLERLKTDYIDLYALHRDDPAVPVSIIMDALNEHINEGRIKAIGGSNWTTQRLQEANEYAAKNGLVGFTFSSPNLSLAKPNEPFWAGCVSADSADCLWHEEHQIPLLSWSSQARGFFTGRYSPEDRSNEDLVRVFYNDENWERLRRAEVMAKEKGVSTIQIALAYVLNQPFPTCALIGAQNAEELQSCYEGAKIVLTKEELKWLEQV from the coding sequence ATGAAGACGATTGGAATTCCAGGCTTAAATAAGCCGATAACAACACTAATTCAAGGCTCAGATTATTTTAAACCAGAAGTATATGAAAAAGTTTGTCGTGTTCTTGATCAATATGTTGCGATCGGTGGTAACACAATTGATACAGCACATATTTATTGTGGAGGCGAAAGTGAAGTAGCGATTGGCATGTGGATGGAAGAACGTGATAATCGAGAAGATATTGTTATCTTGACTAAAGGTGCACATCATGACCTAAACGGTCCTCGTGTGAATCCTGAAGCAATCGCTAAAGACCTTTTTGAAAGTCTAGAACGATTAAAAACAGATTACATCGATTTATATGCTCTGCACCGTGATGATCCAGCAGTACCAGTAAGTATTATTATGGATGCATTGAATGAGCATATAAACGAAGGGCGAATAAAGGCAATCGGTGGATCCAATTGGACAACACAACGGTTACAGGAAGCAAATGAATATGCAGCCAAAAACGGTTTAGTTGGTTTTACGTTTAGCAGTCCTAATTTAAGTTTAGCAAAACCAAATGAACCGTTTTGGGCAGGATGTGTTTCAGCGGATTCAGCTGACTGTCTATGGCATGAAGAGCATCAAATTCCACTTCTCTCTTGGTCATCACAAGCAAGGGGATTTTTCACAGGTCGATACAGTCCTGAAGATCGAAGTAATGAGGATCTTGTTCGGGTTTTTTATAACGATGAGAACTGGGAACGATTACGTCGTGCTGAAGTTATGGCTAAGGAAAAGGGAGTTAGTACGATACAAATTGCTCTTGCTTATGTACTTAATCAACCTTTTCCTACATGTGCTCTTATTGGTGCTCAAAATGCAGAAGAATTACAATCGTGCTATGAGGGAGCAAAGATTGTTTTAACTAAGGAAGAATTGAAATGGTTGGAGCAGGTTTAA
- a CDS encoding AraC family transcriptional regulator gives MLRQFLLPTLQNNDFIILPESIGWYWDEPDHEVNRKVGTLNNFSIHFVLSGSGYVEIDGSPVMIKRGDAFLYFPMQEQRYYSSKQDPWNIRWVHFYGDVLNQFLSKKGFHQHSLWTLQKLSILEKAHDQLLIEAEKNSFLQLSSLSTFTYTFLMEFVRNAAPKTADRSQEQDDRIQTLLPSMQRSACEPFDLEYWAHNAGVSTYYFCRLFKRATQMTPMQFITLCRLQASKQWLLDHKEMTIKDIAQKVGYPSISYFNKRFIEQEGMTPTEYRKLHDYEMNS, from the coding sequence ATGCTAAGGCAATTTTTATTACCTACATTACAAAACAATGATTTTATAATTCTTCCTGAATCAATTGGCTGGTATTGGGATGAACCTGATCATGAAGTAAATCGCAAAGTTGGTACATTAAACAACTTTAGTATTCACTTTGTTTTATCAGGATCAGGGTATGTGGAAATAGACGGCAGTCCAGTAATGATCAAAAGGGGAGACGCTTTTTTGTATTTTCCAATGCAGGAACAGCGGTATTATAGTAGTAAACAAGATCCATGGAATATACGTTGGGTTCATTTTTACGGTGATGTACTTAATCAATTTCTCTCAAAAAAAGGGTTTCATCAACACTCACTCTGGACTCTTCAAAAATTGTCTATTCTTGAAAAAGCACACGATCAGCTATTAATTGAGGCAGAAAAAAACAGTTTTTTGCAGCTTTCAAGCTTGTCTACTTTTACATACACATTTTTAATGGAATTTGTAAGAAATGCTGCACCAAAAACAGCTGATCGCTCACAAGAACAGGATGATCGTATTCAAACTCTCTTGCCAAGTATGCAAAGAAGTGCTTGTGAACCATTTGATCTTGAGTACTGGGCTCATAACGCGGGTGTCAGCACATATTACTTTTGTCGATTATTTAAAAGAGCCACGCAAATGACACCGATGCAGTTTATCACCTTATGCCGTTTGCAAGCAAGTAAACAATGGCTGCTTGATCATAAAGAAATGACCATAAAAGACATTGCACAAAAAGTAGGTTATCCTAGTATTAGCTACTTTAATAAACGATTTATTGAGCAAGAAGGAATGACTCCTACTGAATATCGTAAATTGCATGACTATGAGATGAATAGTTAA
- a CDS encoding Gfo/Idh/MocA family protein, with product MLMEKIRWGIIGSANIAKGSVIPGIQQSETGEVVAIASRGLEKAKETAEQLNIPKAYGSYEELLQDPEIEAVYIPLPNHLHKEWTIRAAEAGKHVLCEKPLALNANEAEEMVTACERAGVIFAEAFMYRYHPRYKLINELIGSGEIGEIRSIHGTFTFNNANDSGNVRYKKEWGGGSLYDVGVYPVSAARMILNEEPKAATVHAFFSEKHDDVDMMASGILEFDKGVALTFDCGMWAAFRNELEILGTKGRIELPSAFITHQNEQDHIIVHSNDGKRELEVPYLNQYALQADAMGRSIRNGEALPFPSHDAVLNMKVIDACLTSAKERRRVEL from the coding sequence ATGTTAATGGAAAAAATTCGTTGGGGAATTATCGGAAGTGCAAATATAGCAAAAGGGTCAGTTATACCAGGTATTCAGCAATCAGAAACAGGTGAGGTTGTTGCTATTGCTAGCAGAGGATTGGAAAAAGCAAAAGAAACGGCAGAACAATTAAATATTCCTAAGGCTTATGGAAGTTATGAGGAATTACTCCAAGATCCTGAAATTGAAGCCGTTTACATCCCACTTCCAAATCATTTACATAAAGAGTGGACCATTCGTGCAGCAGAAGCAGGTAAGCATGTTTTATGTGAAAAGCCTTTAGCATTAAATGCAAATGAAGCGGAAGAAATGGTAACTGCTTGTGAAAGAGCTGGTGTCATTTTTGCAGAAGCATTTATGTATCGTTATCATCCACGTTATAAGCTTATAAACGAATTAATTGGCTCTGGTGAAATTGGTGAAATTCGGAGTATTCATGGAACGTTTACCTTTAATAATGCAAATGATAGTGGAAATGTTCGTTATAAAAAGGAATGGGGTGGAGGTTCATTATATGATGTTGGTGTTTACCCCGTTAGTGCTGCGAGAATGATTTTGAATGAAGAGCCTAAAGCAGCAACTGTTCATGCATTTTTTTCTGAGAAGCATGATGATGTTGATATGATGGCATCGGGTATTTTGGAATTTGATAAAGGTGTCGCTTTAACATTTGATTGTGGAATGTGGGCCGCTTTTAGAAATGAACTTGAAATTCTTGGTACAAAGGGCCGTATCGAGCTTCCATCAGCATTTATAACACATCAAAATGAACAAGATCATATTATTGTTCACTCGAATGATGGAAAAAGAGAGCTTGAGGTGCCTTATTTAAATCAATATGCCCTTCAAGCTGATGCAATGGGAAGAAGTATTCGAAACGGTGAGGCATTACCATTTCCTTCGCATGATGCAGTATTAAATATGAAAGTGATTGATGCTTGTTTAACCTCAGCAAAAGAACGTCGTCGTGTTGAATTATAA
- a CDS encoding NADPH-dependent FMN reductase has product MKLVGISGSIIGSKTAKAVNEVLNAAKAIDQDLEVELINLKDYEVEFVKGTPLSSYNQDTIKVVNTIQSADFLVIGTPIYQASIPGVLKNLFDHLPIDAFKSKVTGMITTAGTDKHFLVTEYHLKPILTYLKGVVPVSNVFLQNSDFNKENEIINVDITNRINELAKEMIFLQKSLGDSEA; this is encoded by the coding sequence ATGAAACTTGTTGGTATATCAGGTTCAATCATTGGTTCAAAAACTGCAAAGGCAGTAAATGAAGTATTGAACGCAGCAAAAGCTATAGATCAGGATCTTGAAGTTGAATTGATTAATCTAAAGGATTATGAAGTAGAATTTGTTAAGGGCACTCCGCTGTCTTCCTACAATCAAGACACAATTAAGGTTGTTAACACAATCCAATCAGCTGACTTTCTTGTGATTGGAACTCCAATCTATCAGGCTTCTATCCCAGGTGTCTTAAAAAATTTGTTTGACCATCTACCTATTGATGCATTTAAATCGAAGGTGACAGGAATGATTACAACGGCTGGCACAGACAAACATTTTCTTGTAACGGAATATCATTTAAAGCCAATCCTGACCTATTTAAAGGGAGTGGTTCCTGTTAGTAATGTATTTCTTCAAAACTCAGATTTTAATAAAGAAAATGAAATAATTAATGTTGATATTACGAATCGAATTAACGAATTGGCTAAAGAGATGATTTTTCTACAAAAGTCACTAGGGGACTCAGAAGCTTAA